The DNA segment AATCTTCATGACTTATTTGAGTACCTGACGGATAAGCGAGATTATGTAATCGACCTGTCCCTCGACAGTCATATCGGTGGTATCGACCGTGAAGGCATCGCGGGCCTTCGTAAGCGGCGAGTGTTTGCGACTAGAGTCGTAATCGTCGCGTCTCTGGATATCGGCCATCTGCTCTTCAAGCGTGGTGCTGACGCCCATCTTGGTCAAATCGATCAATCGGCGGCTGGCGCGTTCTTTCACCGAGGCTGACAGATATACTTTGAGGTCGGCGCGCGGGAAAACCACCGTTGTGGTATCGCGACCTTCGGCCACAATGGAACCATTCTCGGCCAGTTTCTGCTGAAGCGCCACCATCGCCTTCCGGACACCTTTGTGGGCGGAGACTTCGGAGACGTGTCTGGTCACCTCCGGGGAGCGAATTTCCTCGGTAACATCCTGCCCGTTTATGAACACCTTGTTGACCTCCTCGCCGGTCTCAAACTCAATCGGGACTTTCTCGGCCAGGGCGGTAAGTTTGGCGCAGTCGGAGGGAGAAATGTTCGTTTGCAGGGCAAAGTAAGTCAGCGCCCGGTACATGGCGCCGGTATCAAGGTAAGTGAAGCCGAGGCGGGCCGCCAGTTTGCGCGCGGTGGTGGATTTGCCGGAGCCGGCGGGACCATCAATGGCGATTATTTTTCCTTTGAGCCTCGGAAGGTTAAGCTTCAGGTCGTTCATCGTGATTAACTCTACAAAAAGGTGTTCTATCGGCCACCGGCAGAACTCACTGTGACTCGCCACCCGACAGTGTATCGAGCGACAGCCCATCAGGCGGAGGCACCCCGAACCATTTCACATGAAGCTCCGCGTAGCCATCCCCGGCCTTGAATTCCTCAAGAGCCTTGTTCAACTGACCGAGTAATTCGTTATCGGATTTTCTCACGGCTATACCGTAGTATTCTGTCGAGAGTTTTTCACCCACCGTTTTGGCGGTACCGTGTTTGGAAATATAAGCCTGTGTGGTAGGAAAGTCATTCAGTACGGCATCGAGATTACCGTTGGACATGTCGATGAAGGCGGCGCCGATGTTGTCATAGGAAAAAACCTGCAGACCATCGATCCGCTTCGCCATCAACTCGCCCGTGGTGCCGAGTTGGACGCCTACTCTTTTGCTAACCAAGTTTTCCACGCCGAGAATCACGGTATCGTCGAGGGGAACCGCTATAGTTTGACCGGCCAGATAGTACGGGTTGGTGAAATCGACCACCGCGGCGCGTTCGGGAGTTATGGTCACAGCTGAAATGACGGCATCGTACTTCTTGCTCCGCAGTCCGGGGATAATGCCGTCGAATGGCGTGACGATGAACTCCGGTTTCCATCCGTTCAGTTCACACAAGGCGGTCATCAGGTCTATATCAAATCCGGCTGGTTGCCCGGTTTCGGTGTCGACAGATTCGAAGGGTGGATAGGTGGCATCGGTGCCAACCCGCAGTACCTCTCTTTCGGAAGTTTCTGTTTTGTCGCCGGAGCAACTGAGAGTGATTGCCAGCCCGATAATCAGGACCAGTGTCCGTTTCATGTTTATCCCCTGCTTTTGTTTAAGTAATAACTTCTGTGACCTGATGACTGAAAGTAACAAATTTGCGTCGCTCATACAATTAAAAAAGCGACGTTGCCGCCGCTTTTGAATCAGCTATCAGTGACCCGGGATTTTAGAAATAGTCAAGAACGAACGACTGAAGACGCTCGTCGACATTGATTTCCACTTTCGTGGCGACCGTGTCGTACCCCGCCGAAATGAAGGAACCGTCATCGGCCTCGATCATACCGATCGTTGTGAGATACGACTCATAATTACGTCCCAGAATTTTCAGTCCGACATCCTCGGGAACGCGCAATTTGAGCTCGGAATCCGCGCCGCTGATATTAACCGTGACCAGCGGCTCGAGGGTACCGATTTTGACATATATCCTGGCGTCATCGGCCTCGACCTTAAGTCTCTCCAGGCGCGAGGTTGACATATTCAGGTGCATATCGGACTCGTCGCCGATACACTCCAGATCAAGCGGGACATTGTCGGCAAAGCGAAGGTACCAATCCTGCGGATCGCCGGTATCGAATTCGACCGATCCGATGAGGAATTTGCCGGAGCGTCCTCTCAATTCGACCTGAGCGATATCATCAACAACTTCGAAGTTTATCTTCGGTTTTTGCGTGAACCGGTCGAAACGTCCATATACCATGTCTGTGCCGGCATCGCGAATAGTAAGATCGGTGCCATCGCAGTCGAGAACGGCCCTGATTTTCTTCACCTGTGGATCAAAATCCGCGCGGTACGTGGTTTCTGACAGATAGCTCCCTGACTGGCCGCCATAGCTGCTGTTGAACGCCAACGCCAGCCCGACCACGAAAATTCCGACCGAAGTCAGGTAGGATATGAGCTGCAGTTTGGTTTTGGTGAAGATTTTCTCGATACCGACGAAGATCAGAACGATGGCGAAGAAGACGAGAAAATCGAACAGGAAGTTGAAGTTAATCACATCCAGATTCGCCAGCATAATCAACACGCCAATCTGGATAAGGAGAATTCCCCATCTGAAGCGCGCCGGACTCATGAGATCGACCCTCCGTTTTCTGTTTTAGGCTCGTGATTGTTGGCAAATGACGTCATATTGGAGTTATCCACCTGCTTCCTCTTGCGATTGCGCCGAAGGATAAGATACAGTCCTGCTCCTATGAGAATTATGGGCCACAGTTCGTCCCAGTGAAACCAGTACCAGGTTTCTCTCATGACGAGCAGCAAGCCAATGCTGATGAGAATAATTCCCGGCCAGAATCCTTTCCACGAAGATATCGAGTTGGATTGGTTGGAGACGGGTTGGTCGGACGTAGCCTGATGGAGCATCGATTCCTCCTCCGCTTTGGGTACTATGAGCCAGGCGATAAAATAGACCAGAATGGCCACTCCGCCGGTGGCAAAGATAAGTATTACGGAAATCAATCGGAGTATTACCGGATCGATGTCCATGTATTGGCCGAGACCGCCGCAGAGACCGGCGATGATCTTATTGGTCGATGACCTGTAAAGCCGCTTTTCCATTGAAGCCTCCGTTTCTACCACGCACTGTTGAGTTCTGGTATAGTATACGAAAGCCGAAGCGGAAAGTTTTCGAAAGGTGGAATGGCTGCGTCGTGACCGGCGCCGTGGTCTGAGGATAATCTACTCATTGGCAATCGGTTAGTAGTGATCGCTGGCCTCCTACCACTTTCTTTGCTCTAGTTGCTGAATATACCAGGCGGCGTTTAACTTATACACCGAATCATCTTTATCCAGATACTCCCGCAGGGCATCGATAGAGCGCTCATACTCTTTCTTGTCGTCTGTCAACAGACCCACCTGATAGTGGCTTTCCAGCAGAAGGAACTGCGGGTCGTGTTGGGCGAATTCCGTTGAGAGAGAATCGACCAGAGCCGCTTGAGCTTTTTTGTCGAGGTCTTTGGCTTTGGCCGTCAACAGCATTTCGTTCTCCATGAGTATCCCTATGTCGGTAGAGGACACCACCGCCGCGAGCGAGTCCCGTTTGGCTCGCCACTCTTCGAGAGTTGGCTGTGAGGTATCGGTTTCGGCTATTTTCGACGCGGCAGCAGCCTTGCGGCCGGCATCAGTTTTCGAAACATACCCGGAGACAGCATCGGAGTCCATTATGCTAACCGCCGGAGGCGGAGTCTTGGTTTCGCTCTCCTTCTTGAGGATATCGTGAGAAGTGGCTATCCTGCCGGCCTCTTTTGTCGCCAGATTTCCGGGACTCTGGGTATATGGAAACGGTTCAGCAGGAGATTCATCGGGCACTTCGAGTACTTTCAAATCGTCCTTGGCCTCGACCTTCACAACCGTTTTTTCTTTCGATACGACAGCAGAGGGTTCATCGGCGATCGCTCCGGTTTCGTCATAGGGTTGCTCATGTCTCATCTGCAAAAGTTCTTCCCTGGTGGCAACGAGGGTATCGGCGCCAAGGTCGGCCTCGAGTTCCGGCTGGGTTTGAGCCGCCTCGGTATCACCCATCACTACCGAGGAATCGCCCAGAGGGGCCAGTTCTATGCTCTGAGACCTGGCTCGCGGCTTGATTTCTATGTTCACGTTGTCGGTGATATCGGTCTCGTAGAGGGCAATGAAGGCGATAATAGCAACAGTGGCGGCCACGCTCGCGAGTTTCCATCCAAGCCCGTACCACGACGACTTTTTCACATCCACAACTTCGGTCTTCACCTGCTGCGCTCCGAGAGCCTGTTCGATCTTCCGCGCGGAACGTTCCCAGTAGTCATCGTCTTTGAGACCCGAATGTTTTTCCACCATCCGATCGAAAGCCTCGAGTTCGCGCAGGAGCTGCTGGCATTCTTCGCAGGTCTTGATATGCTCGGCAATCAGGTGCTCTTCTTCGTGCTTTAGTT comes from the Candidatus Zixiibacteriota bacterium genome and includes:
- a CDS encoding zf-HC2 domain-containing protein, yielding MEHSYFKDKISAYHDGELKHEEEHLIAEHIKTCEECQQLLRELEAFDRMVEKHSGLKDDDYWERSARKIEQALGAQQVKTEVVDVKKSSWYGLGWKLASVAATVAIIAFIALYETDITDNVNIEIKPRARSQSIELAPLGDSSVVMGDTEAAQTQPELEADLGADTLVATREELLQMRHEQPYDETGAIADEPSAVVSKEKTVVKVEAKDDLKVLEVPDESPAEPFPYTQSPGNLATKEAGRIATSHDILKKESETKTPPPAVSIMDSDAVSGYVSKTDAGRKAAAASKIAETDTSQPTLEEWRAKRDSLAAVVSSTDIGILMENEMLLTAKAKDLDKKAQAALVDSLSTEFAQHDPQFLLLESHYQVGLLTDDKKEYERSIDALREYLDKDDSVYKLNAAWYIQQLEQRKW
- a CDS encoding basic amino acid ABC transporter substrate-binding protein — encoded protein: MKRTLVLIIGLAITLSCSGDKTETSEREVLRVGTDATYPPFESVDTETGQPAGFDIDLMTALCELNGWKPEFIVTPFDGIIPGLRSKKYDAVISAVTITPERAAVVDFTNPYYLAGQTIAVPLDDTVILGVENLVSKRVGVQLGTTGELMAKRIDGLQVFSYDNIGAAFIDMSNGNLDAVLNDFPTTQAYISKHGTAKTVGEKLSTEYYGIAVRKSDNELLGQLNKALEEFKAGDGYAELHVKWFGVPPPDGLSLDTLSGGESQ
- a CDS encoding PspC domain-containing protein, which translates into the protein MEKRLYRSSTNKIIAGLCGGLGQYMDIDPVILRLISVILIFATGGVAILVYFIAWLIVPKAEEESMLHQATSDQPVSNQSNSISSWKGFWPGIILISIGLLLVMRETWYWFHWDELWPIILIGAGLYLILRRNRKRKQVDNSNMTSFANNHEPKTENGGSIS
- the cmk gene encoding (d)CMP kinase produces the protein MNDLKLNLPRLKGKIIAIDGPAGSGKSTTARKLAARLGFTYLDTGAMYRALTYFALQTNISPSDCAKLTALAEKVPIEFETGEEVNKVFINGQDVTEEIRSPEVTRHVSEVSAHKGVRKAMVALQQKLAENGSIVAEGRDTTTVVFPRADLKVYLSASVKERASRRLIDLTKMGVSTTLEEQMADIQRRDDYDSSRKHSPLTKARDAFTVDTTDMTVEGQVDYIISLIRQVLK